The DNA region CACCGCGCGCTCGTGCACGAGTACCTGAGCGCGATCACCGCCCTCGACCTGAGTGCGGGCGACCTGCCCGTGCACTCGCTGCCGCTCTACCACTCGGCGCAGATGCACGTGTTCCTGCTGCCGTATCTCGCGGTCGGGGCGCAGAACATCATCCTCGACGCACCCGACGCCGAGCAGCTCTTCGACCTGATCGAGGCCGGCCGTGCGGACAGTCTCTTCGCGCCGCCCACCGTGTGGATCGGCCTGTCGAACCGCCCCGACTTCGCGACCCGTGACCTGAGCGGGCTGCGCAAGGCGTACTACGGGGCGTCGATCATGCCGGTGCCCGTCCTCGAACGGCTGCGGGAACGGCTCCCCAAGCTGGCCTTCTACAACTGTTTCGGCCAGAGCGAGATCGGCCCGCTGTCCATGGTCCTCGCGCCGAACGAGCACAGGAAGGCGCGCCTGGACTCCTGCGGACGTCCGGTGCTGTTCGTGGACGCGAGAGTGGTCGACGAGAACGGCAAGGACGTGCCCGACGGCACGTCCGGTGAAGTCGTCTACCGGTCACCGCAGTTGTGCGAGGGCTACTGGGACAAGCCCGAGGAGACGGCCGAGGCCTTCCGGGACGGCTGGTTCCACTCCGGCGATCTGGTGGTGCGGGACGCCCAGGGATACTTCACCGTCGTCGACCGGGTGAAGGACGTCATCAACTCCGGGGGCGTCCTGGTCGCTTCACGGCAGGTCGAGGACGCGCTCTACACGCATCCCGAGGTGGCCGAGGTCGCGGTGATCGGGCTGCCGGACGACCGCTGGATCGAGGCCGTGACCGCGGTGGTCGTGCCTCGTGGCACGGTCACCGAGGACGAACTGGTCGCCCACGCGCGCGAGAACCTCGCTCATTTC from Streptomyces sp. NBC_00258 includes:
- a CDS encoding acyl-CoA synthetase, which encodes MTPGHGSTVDGVLRRSARRTPERTAVTYRDRSWTYAELDEAVSRAAQVLISSGLTPGDRVGAYGHNSDAYLIGFLACARAGLVHVPVNQNLTGDDLSYIVGQSGSTLVLADPGLTDRLPDGVRVVPLRDADDSLLARLESTAPYDGPEPRTEDLVQLLYTSGTTALPKGAMMTHRALVHEYLSAITALDLSAGDLPVHSLPLYHSAQMHVFLLPYLAVGAQNIILDAPDAEQLFDLIEAGRADSLFAPPTVWIGLSNRPDFATRDLSGLRKAYYGASIMPVPVLERLRERLPKLAFYNCFGQSEIGPLSMVLAPNEHRKARLDSCGRPVLFVDARVVDENGKDVPDGTSGEVVYRSPQLCEGYWDKPEETAEAFRDGWFHSGDLVVRDAQGYFTVVDRVKDVINSGGVLVASRQVEDALYTHPEVAEVAVIGLPDDRWIEAVTAVVVPRGTVTEDELVAHARENLAHFKAPKRVVFVDELPRNASGKILKRELRDRLGEA